One Homo sapiens chromosome 3, GRCh38.p14 Primary Assembly genomic window carries:
- the ZBTB38 gene encoding zinc finger and BTB domain-containing protein 38 isoform X2, giving the protein MMSTPTYCNPGRSMMSAQDTGTDKNSMTVMSLSRDLKDDFHSDTVLSILNEQRIRGILCDVTIIVEDTKFKAHSNVLAASSLYFKNIFWSHTICISSHVLELDDLKAEVFTEILNYIYSSTVVVKRQETVTDLAAAGKKLGISFLEDLTDRNFSNSPGPYVFCITEKGVVKEEKNEKRHEEPAITNGPRITNAFSIIETENSNNMFSPLDLRASFKKVSDSMRTASLCLERTDVCHEAEPVRTLAEHSYAVSSVAEAYRSQPVREHDGSSPGNTGKENCEALAAKPKTCRKPKTFSIPQDSDSATENIPPPPVSNLEVNQERSPQPAAVLTRSKSPNNEGDVHFSREDENQSSDVPGPPAAEVPPLVYNCSCCSKAFDSSTLLSAHMQLHKPTQEPLVCKYCNKQFTTLNRLDRHEQICMRSSHMPIPGGNQRFLENYPTIGQNGGSFTGPEPLLSENRIGEFSSTGSTLPDTDHMVKFVNGQMLYSCVVCKRSYVTLSSLRRHANVHSWRRTYPCHYCNKVFALAEYRTRHEIWHTGERRYQCIFCLETFMTYYILKNHQKSFHAIDHRLSISKKTANGGLKPSVYPYKLYRLLPMKCKRAPYKSYRNSSYENARENSQMNESAPGTYVVQNPHSSELPTLNFQDTVNTLTNSPAIPLETSACQDIPTSANVQNAEGTKWGEEALKMDLDNNFYSTEVSVSSTENAVSSDLRAGDVPVLSLSNSSENAASVISYSGSAPSVIVHSSQFSSVIMHSNAIAAMTSSNHRAFSDPAVSQSLKDDSKPEPDKVGRFASRPKSIKEKKKTTSHTRGEIPEESNYVADPGGSLSKTTNIAEETSKIETYIAKPALPGTSTNSNVAPLCQITVKIGNEAIVKRHILGSKLFYKRGRRPKYQMQEEPLPQGNDPEPSGDSPLGLCQSECMEMSEVFDDASDQDSTDKPWRPYYNYKPKKKSRQLKKMRKVNWRKEHGNRSPSHKCKYPAELDCAVGKAPQDKPFEEEETKEMPKLQCELCDGDKAVGAGNQGRPHRHLTSRPYACELCAKQFQSPSTLKMHMRCHTGEKPYQCKTCGRCFSVQGNLQKHERIHLGLKEFVCQYCNKAFTLNETLKIHERIHTGEKRYHCQFCFQRFLYLSTKRNHEQRHIREHNGKGYACFQCPKICKTAAALGMHQKKHLFKSPSQQEKIGDVCHENSNPLENQHFIGSEDNDQKDNIQTGVENVVL; this is encoded by the coding sequence ATGACAGTCATGTCCCTTTCCAGGGACCTCAAGGACGACTTTCACAGTGACACGGTACTCTCCATCTTAAATGAGCAGCGCATTCGGGGCATTTTATGCGATGTCACTATCATTGTGGAAGATACCAAATTTAAAGCCCATAGCAATGTTCTGGCAGCTTCAagcctgtattttaaaaatatcttttggaGCCATACAATCTGTATTTCCAGCCACGTCCTGGAGCTGGACGATCTCAAAGCTGAAGTGTTTACTGAAATACTTAATTATATCTACAGTTCCACAGTCGTTGTCAAGAGACAGGAAACAGTCACTGATCTCGCAGCTGCAGGAAAAAAGCTGGGAATATCGTTCTTGGAAGACCTTACTGATCGCAACTTCTCAAATTCCCCGGGTCCCTATGTATTCTGTATTACTGAAAAGGGAgtggttaaagaagaaaaaaatgaaaaaaggcatGAAGAACCAGCCATCACTAATGGGCCAAGGATCACAAATGCATTTTCCATCATCGAAACAGAAAATAGTAATAACATGTTTTCCCCGCTGGACTTGAGGGCAAGTTTCAAAAAGGTCTCCGACTCCATGAGAACAGCTAGCCTTTGCCTGGAGAGGACGGACGTCTGCCACGAGGCAGAGCCTGTCCGCACACTTGCCGAGCACTCATACGCTGTTTCTTCCGTAGCTGAAGCTTACAGAAGTCAGCCTGTACGTGAACATGATGGCAGTTCACCTGGTAACACAGGGAAAGAAAATTGTGAAGCCCTTGCAGCGAAACCGAAAACATGCCGGAAGCCAAAGACATTCTCCATACCACAGGATTCGGATTCAGCCACAGAAAATATACCACCCCCTCCAGTATCCAACTTAGAGGTTAATCAAGAAAGAAGTCCACAACCAGCTGCTGTTCTCACTCGTTCAAAATCTCCAAACAATGAAGGAGATGTCCATTTTTCCAGGGAAGATGAAAATCAATCTTCTGATGTTCCCGGGCCGCCAGCCGCAGAGGTTCCACCTCTGGTGTACAATTGTAGCTGCTGTTCCAAAGCCTTTGACAGCAGCACTCTGCTCAGTGCCCACATGCAGCTTCACAAGCCAACCCAGGAGCCTTTAGTGTGCAAGTATTGCAACAAACAATTCACCACCCTGAACAGGTTGGATCGGCATGAACAGATCTGCATGAGGTCAAGCCACATGCCCATTCCTGGAGGAAACCAACGCTTTTTAGAAAACTATCCTACCATTGGACAAAATGGAGGTTCATTCACAGGTCCAGAACCTTTATTATCTGAAAATAGGATTGGTGAATTTTCCAGTACCGGAAGTACTTTGCCAGACACGGACCACATGGTTAAATTTGTTAATGGGCAAATGCTCTACAGTTGCGTTGTGTGCAAACGTAGTTATGTGACCTTATCTAGCCTCCGAAGACATGCAAATGTTCACTCCTGGAGAAGAACATATCCTTGCCATTACTGCAACAAAGTATTTGCATTGGCTGAGTACAGGACAAGGCATGAAATTTGGCATACGGGAGAAAGACGATATCAGTGCATTTTCTGTCTTGAAACTTTCATGACCTACTATATACTCAAAAATCATCAGAAGTCTTTCCATGCCATCGATCATAGACTTTCCATCAGTAAAAAAACAGCAAATGGAGGCTTGAAGCCTAGTGTCTATCCGTATAAACTTTATAGGCTACTGCCTATGAAATGCAAGAGAGCCCCTTATAAGAGCTACCGAAATTCTTCCTATGAAAATGCACGAGAAAACAGTCAAATGAATGAGTCTGCACCTGGTACCTATGTTGTTCAGAATCCACACAGCTCTGAATTACCAACGCTGAATTTCCAAGATACTGTAAACACCCTGACCAACAGTCCAGCCATCCCATTGGAAACATCTGCATGTCAGGACATACCCACTTCTGCCAATGTACAAAATGCAGAGGGTACCAAATGGGGAGAGGAGGCATTGAAAATGGATCTTGACAATAACTTTTATTCAACTGAGGTGTCAGTTTCTTCCACTGAAAATGCTGTCAGTTCTGACCTCCGGGCAGGGGATGTACCTGTTTTATCTTTGAGTAATAGCAGTGAGAATGCCGCCTCTGTGATCAGCTACAGTGGCTCTGCACCCTCGGTCATTGTACACAGCAGCCAGTTTTCATCGGTGATCATGCACAGCAATGCCATTGCTGCCATGACCAGCAGCAACCACAGAGCCTTTTCAGACCCAGCTGTCAGTCAGTCCCTGAAAGATGACAGTAAGCCCGAGCCAGATAAAGTGGGTAGGTTTGCAAGCAGACCCAAAAGcattaaggagaaaaagaaaactacatcaCATACCAGGGGAGAAATACCGGAGGAGTCAAACTATGTTGCTGATCCTGGAGGATCACTGAGCAAAACCACAAATATTGCTGAAGAAACCAGCAAAATTGAAACCTACATTGCAAAACCTGCTCTGCCGGGAACCTCCACAAATAGTAATGTTGCACCCCTTTGCCAAATAACAGTGAAAATTGGAAACGAAGCCATTGTGAAAAGGCACATTCTAGGAtctaaattgttttataaaagagGGAGAAGACCCAAGTATCAGATGCAGGAGGAGCCTTTGCCACAGGGGAATGACCCAGAACCCAGTGGAGACAGCCCACTCGGGCTTTGCCAATCCGAGTGCATGGAGATGAGTGAAGTGTTCGATGACGCAAGTGACCAGGATTCCACTGACAAACCGTGGCGCCCTTACTACAACTACAAACCCAAAAAGAAATCCAGACAgttgaaaaaaatgaggaaagtcaACTGGAGGAAGGAGCACGGAAACAGGAGCCCGAGCCATAAATGTAAATACCCAGCAGAACTGGATTGCGCCGTGGGGAAGGCTCCTCAGGATAAACCCTTTGAGGAAGAAGAAACTAAAGAGATGCCCAAGCTGCAGTGTGAACTCTGTGATGGAGACAAAGCAGTGGGGGCTGGAAACCAAGGAAGGCCCCACCGACATCTTACTTCTCGGCCATATGCCTGCGAGCTCTGCGCCAAGCAGTTCCAGAGCCCTTCCACACTCAAAATGCACATGAGATGTCACACCGGGGAGAAGCCATACCAGTGCAAGACCTGCGGACGGTGCTTTTCGGTGCAAGGAAACTTACAGAAACATGAACGCATCCACCTGGGCTTGAAGGAGTTCGTCTGTCAGTATTGCAACAAGGCATTCACCTTGAATGAGACCCTCAAAATCCATGAAAGAATCCATACTGGAGAAAAGCGTTACCACTGTCAGTTCTGCTTTCAGAGATTTTTGTATCTCTCCACCAAAAGGAATCACGAGCAGAGGCATATTCGGGAGCATAATGGGAAGGGCTATGCCTGCTTCCAGTGCCCCAAAATTTGCAAAACAGCTGCTGCCCTTGGAATGCACCAAAAGAAACACTTATTCAAAAGCCCAAGTCAGCAGGAGAAAATAGGTGACGTGTGCCACGAAAACTCAAATCCCTTGGAGAATCAACATTTCATTGGTTCAGAAGACAATGACCAAAAGGATAACATACAAACCGGTGTGGAAAATGTTGTCCTTTGA
- the ZBTB38 gene encoding zinc finger and BTB domain-containing protein 38, with product MTVMSLSRDLKDDFHSDTVLSILNEQRIRGILCDVTIIVEDTKFKAHSNVLAASSLYFKNIFWSHTICISSHVLELDDLKAEVFTEILNYIYSSTVVVKRQETVTDLAAAGKKLGISFLEDLTDRNFSNSPGPYVFCITEKGVVKEEKNEKRHEEPAITNGPRITNAFSIIETENSNNMFSPLDLRASFKKVSDSMRTASLCLERTDVCHEAEPVRTLAEHSYAVSSVAEAYRSQPVREHDGSSPGNTGKENCEALAAKPKTCRKPKTFSIPQDSDSATENIPPPPVSNLEVNQERSPQPAAVLTRSKSPNNEGDVHFSREDENQSSDVPGPPAAEVPPLVYNCSCCSKAFDSSTLLSAHMQLHKPTQEPLVCKYCNKQFTTLNRLDRHEQICMRSSHMPIPGGNQRFLENYPTIGQNGGSFTGPEPLLSENRIGEFSSTGSTLPDTDHMVKFVNGQMLYSCVVCKRSYVTLSSLRRHANVHSWRRTYPCHYCNKVFALAEYRTRHEIWHTGERRYQCIFCLETFMTYYILKNHQKSFHAIDHRLSISKKTANGGLKPSVYPYKLYRLLPMKCKRAPYKSYRNSSYENARENSQMNESAPGTYVVQNPHSSELPTLNFQDTVNTLTNSPAIPLETSACQDIPTSANVQNAEGTKWGEEALKMDLDNNFYSTEVSVSSTENAVSSDLRAGDVPVLSLSNSSENAASVISYSGSAPSVIVHSSQFSSVIMHSNAIAAMTSSNHRAFSDPAVSQSLKDDSKPEPDKVGRFASRPKSIKEKKKTTSHTRGEIPEESNYVADPGGSLSKTTNIAEETSKIETYIAKPALPGTSTNSNVAPLCQITVKIGNEAIVKRHILGSKLFYKRGRRPKYQMQEEPLPQGNDPEPSGDSPLGLCQSECMEMSEVFDDASDQDSTDKPWRPYYNYKPKKKSRQLKKMRKVNWRKEHGNRSPSHKCKYPAELDCAVGKAPQDKPFEEEETKEMPKLQCELCDGDKAVGAGNQGRPHRHLTSRPYACELCAKQFQSPSTLKMHMRCHTGEKPYQCKTCGRCFSVQGNLQKHERIHLGLKEFVCQYCNKAFTLNETLKIHERIHTGEKRYHCQFCFQRFLYLSTKRNHEQRHIREHNGKGYACFQCPKICKTAAALGMHQKKHLFKSPSQQEKIGDVCHENSNPLENQHFIGSEDNDQKDNIQTGVENVVL from the coding sequence ATGACAGTCATGTCCCTTTCCAGGGACCTCAAGGACGACTTTCACAGTGACACGGTACTCTCCATCTTAAATGAGCAGCGCATTCGGGGCATTTTATGCGATGTCACTATCATTGTGGAAGATACCAAATTTAAAGCCCATAGCAATGTTCTGGCAGCTTCAagcctgtattttaaaaatatcttttggaGCCATACAATCTGTATTTCCAGCCACGTCCTGGAGCTGGACGATCTCAAAGCTGAAGTGTTTACTGAAATACTTAATTATATCTACAGTTCCACAGTCGTTGTCAAGAGACAGGAAACAGTCACTGATCTCGCAGCTGCAGGAAAAAAGCTGGGAATATCGTTCTTGGAAGACCTTACTGATCGCAACTTCTCAAATTCCCCGGGTCCCTATGTATTCTGTATTACTGAAAAGGGAgtggttaaagaagaaaaaaatgaaaaaaggcatGAAGAACCAGCCATCACTAATGGGCCAAGGATCACAAATGCATTTTCCATCATCGAAACAGAAAATAGTAATAACATGTTTTCCCCGCTGGACTTGAGGGCAAGTTTCAAAAAGGTCTCCGACTCCATGAGAACAGCTAGCCTTTGCCTGGAGAGGACGGACGTCTGCCACGAGGCAGAGCCTGTCCGCACACTTGCCGAGCACTCATACGCTGTTTCTTCCGTAGCTGAAGCTTACAGAAGTCAGCCTGTACGTGAACATGATGGCAGTTCACCTGGTAACACAGGGAAAGAAAATTGTGAAGCCCTTGCAGCGAAACCGAAAACATGCCGGAAGCCAAAGACATTCTCCATACCACAGGATTCGGATTCAGCCACAGAAAATATACCACCCCCTCCAGTATCCAACTTAGAGGTTAATCAAGAAAGAAGTCCACAACCAGCTGCTGTTCTCACTCGTTCAAAATCTCCAAACAATGAAGGAGATGTCCATTTTTCCAGGGAAGATGAAAATCAATCTTCTGATGTTCCCGGGCCGCCAGCCGCAGAGGTTCCACCTCTGGTGTACAATTGTAGCTGCTGTTCCAAAGCCTTTGACAGCAGCACTCTGCTCAGTGCCCACATGCAGCTTCACAAGCCAACCCAGGAGCCTTTAGTGTGCAAGTATTGCAACAAACAATTCACCACCCTGAACAGGTTGGATCGGCATGAACAGATCTGCATGAGGTCAAGCCACATGCCCATTCCTGGAGGAAACCAACGCTTTTTAGAAAACTATCCTACCATTGGACAAAATGGAGGTTCATTCACAGGTCCAGAACCTTTATTATCTGAAAATAGGATTGGTGAATTTTCCAGTACCGGAAGTACTTTGCCAGACACGGACCACATGGTTAAATTTGTTAATGGGCAAATGCTCTACAGTTGCGTTGTGTGCAAACGTAGTTATGTGACCTTATCTAGCCTCCGAAGACATGCAAATGTTCACTCCTGGAGAAGAACATATCCTTGCCATTACTGCAACAAAGTATTTGCATTGGCTGAGTACAGGACAAGGCATGAAATTTGGCATACGGGAGAAAGACGATATCAGTGCATTTTCTGTCTTGAAACTTTCATGACCTACTATATACTCAAAAATCATCAGAAGTCTTTCCATGCCATCGATCATAGACTTTCCATCAGTAAAAAAACAGCAAATGGAGGCTTGAAGCCTAGTGTCTATCCGTATAAACTTTATAGGCTACTGCCTATGAAATGCAAGAGAGCCCCTTATAAGAGCTACCGAAATTCTTCCTATGAAAATGCACGAGAAAACAGTCAAATGAATGAGTCTGCACCTGGTACCTATGTTGTTCAGAATCCACACAGCTCTGAATTACCAACGCTGAATTTCCAAGATACTGTAAACACCCTGACCAACAGTCCAGCCATCCCATTGGAAACATCTGCATGTCAGGACATACCCACTTCTGCCAATGTACAAAATGCAGAGGGTACCAAATGGGGAGAGGAGGCATTGAAAATGGATCTTGACAATAACTTTTATTCAACTGAGGTGTCAGTTTCTTCCACTGAAAATGCTGTCAGTTCTGACCTCCGGGCAGGGGATGTACCTGTTTTATCTTTGAGTAATAGCAGTGAGAATGCCGCCTCTGTGATCAGCTACAGTGGCTCTGCACCCTCGGTCATTGTACACAGCAGCCAGTTTTCATCGGTGATCATGCACAGCAATGCCATTGCTGCCATGACCAGCAGCAACCACAGAGCCTTTTCAGACCCAGCTGTCAGTCAGTCCCTGAAAGATGACAGTAAGCCCGAGCCAGATAAAGTGGGTAGGTTTGCAAGCAGACCCAAAAGcattaaggagaaaaagaaaactacatcaCATACCAGGGGAGAAATACCGGAGGAGTCAAACTATGTTGCTGATCCTGGAGGATCACTGAGCAAAACCACAAATATTGCTGAAGAAACCAGCAAAATTGAAACCTACATTGCAAAACCTGCTCTGCCGGGAACCTCCACAAATAGTAATGTTGCACCCCTTTGCCAAATAACAGTGAAAATTGGAAACGAAGCCATTGTGAAAAGGCACATTCTAGGAtctaaattgttttataaaagagGGAGAAGACCCAAGTATCAGATGCAGGAGGAGCCTTTGCCACAGGGGAATGACCCAGAACCCAGTGGAGACAGCCCACTCGGGCTTTGCCAATCCGAGTGCATGGAGATGAGTGAAGTGTTCGATGACGCAAGTGACCAGGATTCCACTGACAAACCGTGGCGCCCTTACTACAACTACAAACCCAAAAAGAAATCCAGACAgttgaaaaaaatgaggaaagtcaACTGGAGGAAGGAGCACGGAAACAGGAGCCCGAGCCATAAATGTAAATACCCAGCAGAACTGGATTGCGCCGTGGGGAAGGCTCCTCAGGATAAACCCTTTGAGGAAGAAGAAACTAAAGAGATGCCCAAGCTGCAGTGTGAACTCTGTGATGGAGACAAAGCAGTGGGGGCTGGAAACCAAGGAAGGCCCCACCGACATCTTACTTCTCGGCCATATGCCTGCGAGCTCTGCGCCAAGCAGTTCCAGAGCCCTTCCACACTCAAAATGCACATGAGATGTCACACCGGGGAGAAGCCATACCAGTGCAAGACCTGCGGACGGTGCTTTTCGGTGCAAGGAAACTTACAGAAACATGAACGCATCCACCTGGGCTTGAAGGAGTTCGTCTGTCAGTATTGCAACAAGGCATTCACCTTGAATGAGACCCTCAAAATCCATGAAAGAATCCATACTGGAGAAAAGCGTTACCACTGTCAGTTCTGCTTTCAGAGATTTTTGTATCTCTCCACCAAAAGGAATCACGAGCAGAGGCATATTCGGGAGCATAATGGGAAGGGCTATGCCTGCTTCCAGTGCCCCAAAATTTGCAAAACAGCTGCTGCCCTTGGAATGCACCAAAAGAAACACTTATTCAAAAGCCCAAGTCAGCAGGAGAAAATAGGTGACGTGTGCCACGAAAACTCAAATCCCTTGGAGAATCAACATTTCATTGGTTCAGAAGACAATGACCAAAAGGATAACATACAAACCGGTGTGGAAAATGTTGTCCTTTGA
- the ZBTB38 gene encoding zinc finger and BTB domain-containing protein 38 isoform X1 — protein MLYFTARKTLPLRVKEVSSNCKAFWRRLLIQNSTERLDESLMTVMSLSRDLKDDFHSDTVLSILNEQRIRGILCDVTIIVEDTKFKAHSNVLAASSLYFKNIFWSHTICISSHVLELDDLKAEVFTEILNYIYSSTVVVKRQETVTDLAAAGKKLGISFLEDLTDRNFSNSPGPYVFCITEKGVVKEEKNEKRHEEPAITNGPRITNAFSIIETENSNNMFSPLDLRASFKKVSDSMRTASLCLERTDVCHEAEPVRTLAEHSYAVSSVAEAYRSQPVREHDGSSPGNTGKENCEALAAKPKTCRKPKTFSIPQDSDSATENIPPPPVSNLEVNQERSPQPAAVLTRSKSPNNEGDVHFSREDENQSSDVPGPPAAEVPPLVYNCSCCSKAFDSSTLLSAHMQLHKPTQEPLVCKYCNKQFTTLNRLDRHEQICMRSSHMPIPGGNQRFLENYPTIGQNGGSFTGPEPLLSENRIGEFSSTGSTLPDTDHMVKFVNGQMLYSCVVCKRSYVTLSSLRRHANVHSWRRTYPCHYCNKVFALAEYRTRHEIWHTGERRYQCIFCLETFMTYYILKNHQKSFHAIDHRLSISKKTANGGLKPSVYPYKLYRLLPMKCKRAPYKSYRNSSYENARENSQMNESAPGTYVVQNPHSSELPTLNFQDTVNTLTNSPAIPLETSACQDIPTSANVQNAEGTKWGEEALKMDLDNNFYSTEVSVSSTENAVSSDLRAGDVPVLSLSNSSENAASVISYSGSAPSVIVHSSQFSSVIMHSNAIAAMTSSNHRAFSDPAVSQSLKDDSKPEPDKVGRFASRPKSIKEKKKTTSHTRGEIPEESNYVADPGGSLSKTTNIAEETSKIETYIAKPALPGTSTNSNVAPLCQITVKIGNEAIVKRHILGSKLFYKRGRRPKYQMQEEPLPQGNDPEPSGDSPLGLCQSECMEMSEVFDDASDQDSTDKPWRPYYNYKPKKKSRQLKKMRKVNWRKEHGNRSPSHKCKYPAELDCAVGKAPQDKPFEEEETKEMPKLQCELCDGDKAVGAGNQGRPHRHLTSRPYACELCAKQFQSPSTLKMHMRCHTGEKPYQCKTCGRCFSVQGNLQKHERIHLGLKEFVCQYCNKAFTLNETLKIHERIHTGEKRYHCQFCFQRFLYLSTKRNHEQRHIREHNGKGYACFQCPKICKTAAALGMHQKKHLFKSPSQQEKIGDVCHENSNPLENQHFIGSEDNDQKDNIQTGVENVVL, from the exons ATGTTATACTTTACTGCTAGGAAAACATTGCCACTGAGAGTTAAAGAAGTATCATCAAACTGTAAGGCTTTCTGGAGACGTCTCTTAATACAGAATAGCACAGAGAGACTGGATGAATCTCTG ATGACAGTCATGTCCCTTTCCAGGGACCTCAAGGACGACTTTCACAGTGACACGGTACTCTCCATCTTAAATGAGCAGCGCATTCGGGGCATTTTATGCGATGTCACTATCATTGTGGAAGATACCAAATTTAAAGCCCATAGCAATGTTCTGGCAGCTTCAagcctgtattttaaaaatatcttttggaGCCATACAATCTGTATTTCCAGCCACGTCCTGGAGCTGGACGATCTCAAAGCTGAAGTGTTTACTGAAATACTTAATTATATCTACAGTTCCACAGTCGTTGTCAAGAGACAGGAAACAGTCACTGATCTCGCAGCTGCAGGAAAAAAGCTGGGAATATCGTTCTTGGAAGACCTTACTGATCGCAACTTCTCAAATTCCCCGGGTCCCTATGTATTCTGTATTACTGAAAAGGGAgtggttaaagaagaaaaaaatgaaaaaaggcatGAAGAACCAGCCATCACTAATGGGCCAAGGATCACAAATGCATTTTCCATCATCGAAACAGAAAATAGTAATAACATGTTTTCCCCGCTGGACTTGAGGGCAAGTTTCAAAAAGGTCTCCGACTCCATGAGAACAGCTAGCCTTTGCCTGGAGAGGACGGACGTCTGCCACGAGGCAGAGCCTGTCCGCACACTTGCCGAGCACTCATACGCTGTTTCTTCCGTAGCTGAAGCTTACAGAAGTCAGCCTGTACGTGAACATGATGGCAGTTCACCTGGTAACACAGGGAAAGAAAATTGTGAAGCCCTTGCAGCGAAACCGAAAACATGCCGGAAGCCAAAGACATTCTCCATACCACAGGATTCGGATTCAGCCACAGAAAATATACCACCCCCTCCAGTATCCAACTTAGAGGTTAATCAAGAAAGAAGTCCACAACCAGCTGCTGTTCTCACTCGTTCAAAATCTCCAAACAATGAAGGAGATGTCCATTTTTCCAGGGAAGATGAAAATCAATCTTCTGATGTTCCCGGGCCGCCAGCCGCAGAGGTTCCACCTCTGGTGTACAATTGTAGCTGCTGTTCCAAAGCCTTTGACAGCAGCACTCTGCTCAGTGCCCACATGCAGCTTCACAAGCCAACCCAGGAGCCTTTAGTGTGCAAGTATTGCAACAAACAATTCACCACCCTGAACAGGTTGGATCGGCATGAACAGATCTGCATGAGGTCAAGCCACATGCCCATTCCTGGAGGAAACCAACGCTTTTTAGAAAACTATCCTACCATTGGACAAAATGGAGGTTCATTCACAGGTCCAGAACCTTTATTATCTGAAAATAGGATTGGTGAATTTTCCAGTACCGGAAGTACTTTGCCAGACACGGACCACATGGTTAAATTTGTTAATGGGCAAATGCTCTACAGTTGCGTTGTGTGCAAACGTAGTTATGTGACCTTATCTAGCCTCCGAAGACATGCAAATGTTCACTCCTGGAGAAGAACATATCCTTGCCATTACTGCAACAAAGTATTTGCATTGGCTGAGTACAGGACAAGGCATGAAATTTGGCATACGGGAGAAAGACGATATCAGTGCATTTTCTGTCTTGAAACTTTCATGACCTACTATATACTCAAAAATCATCAGAAGTCTTTCCATGCCATCGATCATAGACTTTCCATCAGTAAAAAAACAGCAAATGGAGGCTTGAAGCCTAGTGTCTATCCGTATAAACTTTATAGGCTACTGCCTATGAAATGCAAGAGAGCCCCTTATAAGAGCTACCGAAATTCTTCCTATGAAAATGCACGAGAAAACAGTCAAATGAATGAGTCTGCACCTGGTACCTATGTTGTTCAGAATCCACACAGCTCTGAATTACCAACGCTGAATTTCCAAGATACTGTAAACACCCTGACCAACAGTCCAGCCATCCCATTGGAAACATCTGCATGTCAGGACATACCCACTTCTGCCAATGTACAAAATGCAGAGGGTACCAAATGGGGAGAGGAGGCATTGAAAATGGATCTTGACAATAACTTTTATTCAACTGAGGTGTCAGTTTCTTCCACTGAAAATGCTGTCAGTTCTGACCTCCGGGCAGGGGATGTACCTGTTTTATCTTTGAGTAATAGCAGTGAGAATGCCGCCTCTGTGATCAGCTACAGTGGCTCTGCACCCTCGGTCATTGTACACAGCAGCCAGTTTTCATCGGTGATCATGCACAGCAATGCCATTGCTGCCATGACCAGCAGCAACCACAGAGCCTTTTCAGACCCAGCTGTCAGTCAGTCCCTGAAAGATGACAGTAAGCCCGAGCCAGATAAAGTGGGTAGGTTTGCAAGCAGACCCAAAAGcattaaggagaaaaagaaaactacatcaCATACCAGGGGAGAAATACCGGAGGAGTCAAACTATGTTGCTGATCCTGGAGGATCACTGAGCAAAACCACAAATATTGCTGAAGAAACCAGCAAAATTGAAACCTACATTGCAAAACCTGCTCTGCCGGGAACCTCCACAAATAGTAATGTTGCACCCCTTTGCCAAATAACAGTGAAAATTGGAAACGAAGCCATTGTGAAAAGGCACATTCTAGGAtctaaattgttttataaaagagGGAGAAGACCCAAGTATCAGATGCAGGAGGAGCCTTTGCCACAGGGGAATGACCCAGAACCCAGTGGAGACAGCCCACTCGGGCTTTGCCAATCCGAGTGCATGGAGATGAGTGAAGTGTTCGATGACGCAAGTGACCAGGATTCCACTGACAAACCGTGGCGCCCTTACTACAACTACAAACCCAAAAAGAAATCCAGACAgttgaaaaaaatgaggaaagtcaACTGGAGGAAGGAGCACGGAAACAGGAGCCCGAGCCATAAATGTAAATACCCAGCAGAACTGGATTGCGCCGTGGGGAAGGCTCCTCAGGATAAACCCTTTGAGGAAGAAGAAACTAAAGAGATGCCCAAGCTGCAGTGTGAACTCTGTGATGGAGACAAAGCAGTGGGGGCTGGAAACCAAGGAAGGCCCCACCGACATCTTACTTCTCGGCCATATGCCTGCGAGCTCTGCGCCAAGCAGTTCCAGAGCCCTTCCACACTCAAAATGCACATGAGATGTCACACCGGGGAGAAGCCATACCAGTGCAAGACCTGCGGACGGTGCTTTTCGGTGCAAGGAAACTTACAGAAACATGAACGCATCCACCTGGGCTTGAAGGAGTTCGTCTGTCAGTATTGCAACAAGGCATTCACCTTGAATGAGACCCTCAAAATCCATGAAAGAATCCATACTGGAGAAAAGCGTTACCACTGTCAGTTCTGCTTTCAGAGATTTTTGTATCTCTCCACCAAAAGGAATCACGAGCAGAGGCATATTCGGGAGCATAATGGGAAGGGCTATGCCTGCTTCCAGTGCCCCAAAATTTGCAAAACAGCTGCTGCCCTTGGAATGCACCAAAAGAAACACTTATTCAAAAGCCCAAGTCAGCAGGAGAAAATAGGTGACGTGTGCCACGAAAACTCAAATCCCTTGGAGAATCAACATTTCATTGGTTCAGAAGACAATGACCAAAAGGATAACATACAAACCGGTGTGGAAAATGTTGTCCTTTGA